The genomic interval AGCGCAACGGTCCGCCGCTCCTGCGCGCGGCCCACGCCGGTGCCCCGGCCAGCCCGCTGCCGACATTCAGCCTCGGCGCGCTGCTCGACGACACGAGCCCGATGCCCGAGGACATCATCGGTCCGCGCGTGCTGACGCCGGGCGGTCTCCTGGTGCTGGGGGGCGCGCCCAAGGTCGGCAAGAGTGACTTCCTGATCTCCTGGCTCGTGCACATGGCGGCGGGCGTGCCGTTCCTCGGCTTCACGCCGCCCCGGCCGCTGCGCGTGTTCTACCTGCAGGCCGAGATCCAGTATCACTACCTGCGCGAGCGCATGCAGCAGATCGCTCTGGCCGCCGCCGTGATCGCCGCCGCGCGCGACACCTTCATCGCCACGCCCAAGCTGAAGCTGCTGCTCGACGCGGAGGGCGTCGCCCGCGTGGCCGAGGCGATGCGGGCCGCATTCGCCGACGCGCCGCCCGACATCATCGTCATCGACCCGATCCGCAATCTCTTCGACGGCGGACCTGAGGGGGGCGGCGAGAACGACAACACCGCCATGATGTTCTTCCTGAAGGACCGCGTGGAGCTCCTGCGCGAGGCGGTCAATCCGGATGCGGGCGTCATCCTCGCTCACCACACCCGCAAGGCCAGCAAGCACCAGGTCAAGGACGATCCCTTCCTCGCGCTCTCCGGCGCCAGCGCGCTGCGCGGCTTCTACACCTCAGGTCTGCTCATGCACCGACCAGACGAGGATAGCACCGTCCGCAGGCTGGAGATCGAGCTTCGGAACGGCCCTGCGCTGCCGGGCAAGCTCATCGACAAGGTGAAGGGCGAGTGGGTCGAGCTGAATCCGATGAACGAGCGCCTGGTGCGCAAGGAGGTCGGCGCCAAACTCGATGCCGAACGGCTGCGCAAGCACGATGTCATCCTCGGCATGTTGCTGGATGAGGCGGCGAGCGAGCGCCTCTACACCGCGATGCAGTTCGCCGAGACCTTCGAGAACCGGGGAGGTCTGGGCAGCAAGCACACGATCCGCGAGCGCCTCAGCGTGCTGGCGACCAAGGGCTTCGTGAAGTTCCTGCGCGACGCCTCGGGGTTCGGCTTCCCCGTCACCCGGTCGCGGTTCGGCTATCTCTGCGTCGAGGGCATGCAGTTCGGCGCGCCCGTCGAGCATGTCGATCCGGACACCGGCGAGGTCGCCACAACCGCCCGTCCGGTCCTGCCCAGCCACTTCAAATGCCCCCAGTCCGGACTCTGCCTGCAGGTCGAAAACCCCGCCGTCTGGGTCTACCCGGAGGGGCTCGAGGACGACCTAACTCATATGAGTGAGGCCTGACTCATATGACAGCGCCAACTGTGCACTCAACGAAATCAACGGGTTACGGGCAAATAAGAGTTAGGTCCCTAACTCATGCCCGAAGACTTCATGAAGTCTTATTCCGCAATGATTCCAGCCACTTGAACGCCCCGGAACAGTTAGGTGTCAAACCCCCATACTACGTATGGGAGGGCCACCCCACAGGGTTGGCCACTCCTCCCATACGTCCGGGTCAGCCGCGCGCGCCGCCGTGACGCTCCCTTGTGCTCTCCGATCCGACGACGGCGGGCCCGTACCGCCAAGCACCAGACCGCCGTCGTCTTCCACCACCACAGGCCACCGGCAAAGGAGACCCATCATGGCTCAGCCGACTCTGATCCCGAATTGCGACGGCGCAAGGTTTGAATCGCTGCCGCTCGACACCTCCCGCAACCGCTGCATCCTCGCCCTCGACCTCGGCACCACGACTGGCTGGGCGATCCGCGGCCATGACGGTCTGATCACCAGCGGCACCGTCTCGCTCCGCCCCGGCCGCTTCGATGGCGGCGGCATGCGCTACCTGCGCTTCACCAACTGGCTGACCGAGATCGACCGGCTGTCCGGTCCTGTCGCCGCCATCTGGTTCGAGGAAGTCCGCCGCCACGCGGGCACCGACGCGAGCCATATCTACGGCGGGCTTATGGCCACGCGGACCGCATGGGCGGAACTTCGCGGCGTGCCGTACGAGGGCGTGCCGGTCGGCACGATCAAGCGCCACGCCTCGGGCAAGGGCAACGCCGACAAGGCCACCATGGTCGCCGCCGTCCGCGCCCGCGGCTTCAGCCCGGCCGACGACAACGAGGCCGACGCCATCGCCATCCTGCTCTGGGCGATCGAGACGAAAGGGGGTGTCGCATGAGGTGGCACCCCCATGGCTACGGCGGTCGGCGCCGGGATCCCGAACAGGTCAAGCGCGAGGGCTGGCAGGAACAGGGCGTCCTCGCGGTCTCCGCTGATGACGACCGCCTCACCTGGCCCGAGCGTGAACTGGTCCGCCAGCTGGGCGAGAAGCTCTACGGCCCGCGCCCTTCCGACAGGGAGGCGCGGCATGGCTGATCGCGAATGGACCGCCGACTGCGTCGCCGATCATTTCGAGGAGGCATTCCGCACCCTGCGCAAGCTGCCGCCGGTGAAGGCACAGGGCTACTTCAACACCTGGCCCGACATCGTGCGGACCAGCCGCGAGATCGCCGCGATGGAGCCGCAGCCGATGCGGGTCTGGCCCTCTGCCGCCGCGATCACCCGGCTTGAGCAGACCTTCGACTGGGTGCTCTGGATCGAGGAGGCGGAGCGCAAGCTGGTCTGGTCGCGTGCGGCCCGGGTGCCGTGGAAGCAGATCAGCGGCGAGCTGGGGTGCGACCGCACGACCGCCTGGCGGCGCTGGCAACTGGCGCTGACCAAGATCGCCGCGCGGCTGAATGCACAGTGACTCCAATGTGTTGCAACACTTTTTCCTTCGACATCTGCAACATGATCGTGCTATTCCGAAGGCAAGATGGGGAGAGTGCGCTGGAAGCTCGCTCTCCCTTTTGCGTTGACGGGGGCCTTCTGGACCCCGGTATCCAGCGAGGGTCCGGCCGGGGTCCAGCCCACGGCAGTTTCTGGTTCCTTCCTGGCGACATTTGTATGCTGGCGGGCGAAGCGCGGAACATCGCCAGCGACAGGGCCGGATTTTTGGGAAGCCACCCGGAAGCCGGAGCCACGCGCGCCCCGCGCAAACACCAATGAACGCTGGCCTTCCGACCGGACACCGCTGGTGGCCGCTGGACCCCGTGTGGAGTCCGGCCCGGCATCCGGAGTCCGGAAGCCACCGGCATCCACCCGACCGAGGAACCGTGCCCATCATGACGTTGAGCTTCGCCCCGGACGCGATCGAGACGTGGCCGCTGTCGCGCCTCCAGCCCTACGCGAAGAACGCGAAGGCGCATGGCGCGGATCAGGTCGCGAAGATCGCCGCCAGCATGGCCGAGTTCGGCTGGACCGTGCCCTGCCTCGTCGGCGAGGACGGCGAACTGATAGCAGGCCACGGGCGCGTGCTGGCCGCGACGCAGCTCGGGCTGACCGAGGCGCCGGTGATCGTGCTCGGGCACCTGACCGAAGCGCAGCGCCGGGCGTACCGGATTGCGGACAACAAGCTGACGGAACTCGGCACCTGGGACGAGGCGCTGCTGTCGGCGGAACTGAACGACCTGCTGGCCGAAGACTTCGACCTGTCGCTGGTCGGGTTTTCCGATGGCGAACTCGACAAGCTGCTGGCCTTCGATCTCGACGGTGGCGGCGAGGAAGAGGGCGCCGGGGGCTCCGTGCCGCCGGTGACCATCCCCGAACCCCCACGCAATCCGGCGTCGCGGACGGGCGATCTCTGGATCCTCGGCGATCACCGGCTGCTCTGCGGCGACAGCACCAGCGCGGCCGATGTGCGCCGCCTGATGAACGGTGAGCGCGCGATCCTTTTCGCGACCGATCCACCGTATCTCGTCGACTACGACGGCTCGAACCATCCGACCCGCAACAAGGACTGGTCGGCGTCCTACGGCACGACTTGGGACGACAGTTCGCAGGGCGCGGAACTCTATGACGGGTTCATCGCTGCAGCCGTGGCGGAAGCCATCGCCGAGGATGCTGCCTGGTACTGCTGGCACGCCTCGCGCCGCCAGGCGATGCTGGAAGCCTGCTGGGAGAAGGCAGGCGCCTTTGTGCATCAGCAAATCATCTGGGTGAAAGACCGGGGCGTCCTGACCCGGTCGCATTACCTCTGGAAGCACGAGCCCTGTTTCATGGGCTGGCGTCGCCCGAACCGCCCGCCGAAGGTGGCCGAGGAAACGCTGCCATCGACATGGGCGCTTCCCAGCTTCGCCAAGGATGACCGGCCTGACCATCCGACGCCGAAGCCGCTCGACGCCTTCGGGATCCCGATGCGCCAGCATGTGGCGCGGGGCGGCCTCTGCTATGAGCCGTTCTCCGGCTCCGGGTCGCAG from Paracoccus fistulariae carries:
- a CDS encoding AAA family ATPase; translated protein: MSDDGILHFNPWMDFNDGPPSENPFGCDPDPEQIAVFLDTVFSWCEGLIPLRGFVDKGQGRDGKPHNIWIPADDTAPEKLTTFAGWANREGAAVYVIPGTVEEQGQARAADVLQMQAIVVDLDAGDIPAKLDHVTRHLGTPTLIIESGGRTPEGAAKLHVWWKLTEPAEGEDLATLCRLRGEIAVKVGGDTHFRSAHQPIRVPGTVYHKHGHQRLVQIREHRDVEVDLADFAEKVGEMPPLPGVGFASDVAAPTAKPGIDAVLTTPVREGAVDDWSRFQGASAAIGHYVRLVHEGRLDPFAGWEAICGYNAAMLRPSWPLDRLMAESERLWALHVKRNGPPLLRAAHAGAPASPLPTFSLGALLDDTSPMPEDIIGPRVLTPGGLLVLGGAPKVGKSDFLISWLVHMAAGVPFLGFTPPRPLRVFYLQAEIQYHYLRERMQQIALAAAVIAAARDTFIATPKLKLLLDAEGVARVAEAMRAAFADAPPDIIVIDPIRNLFDGGPEGGGENDNTAMMFFLKDRVELLREAVNPDAGVILAHHTRKASKHQVKDDPFLALSGASALRGFYTSGLLMHRPDEDSTVRRLEIELRNGPALPGKLIDKVKGEWVELNPMNERLVRKEVGAKLDAERLRKHDVILGMLLDEAASERLYTAMQFAETFENRGGLGSKHTIRERLSVLATKGFVKFLRDASGFGFPVTRSRFGYLCVEGMQFGAPVEHVDPDTGEVATTARPVLPSHFKCPQSGLCLQVENPAVWVYPEGLEDDLTHMSEA
- a CDS encoding crossover junction endodeoxyribonuclease RuvC: MAQPTLIPNCDGARFESLPLDTSRNRCILALDLGTTTGWAIRGHDGLITSGTVSLRPGRFDGGGMRYLRFTNWLTEIDRLSGPVAAIWFEEVRRHAGTDASHIYGGLMATRTAWAELRGVPYEGVPVGTIKRHASGKGNADKATMVAAVRARGFSPADDNEADAIAILLWAIETKGGVA
- a CDS encoding DUF6362 family protein, translating into MADREWTADCVADHFEEAFRTLRKLPPVKAQGYFNTWPDIVRTSREIAAMEPQPMRVWPSAAAITRLEQTFDWVLWIEEAERKLVWSRAARVPWKQISGELGCDRTTAWRRWQLALTKIAARLNAQ
- a CDS encoding site-specific DNA-methyltransferase, encoding MTLSFAPDAIETWPLSRLQPYAKNAKAHGADQVAKIAASMAEFGWTVPCLVGEDGELIAGHGRVLAATQLGLTEAPVIVLGHLTEAQRRAYRIADNKLTELGTWDEALLSAELNDLLAEDFDLSLVGFSDGELDKLLAFDLDGGGEEEGAGGSVPPVTIPEPPRNPASRTGDLWILGDHRLLCGDSTSAADVRRLMNGERAILFATDPPYLVDYDGSNHPTRNKDWSASYGTTWDDSSQGAELYDGFIAAAVAEAIAEDAAWYCWHASRRQAMLEACWEKAGAFVHQQIIWVKDRGVLTRSHYLWKHEPCFMGWRRPNRPPKVAEETLPSTWALPSFAKDDRPDHPTPKPLDAFGIPMRQHVARGGLCYEPFSGSGSQIMAGEANGRRVFAMEISAAYVDVAVERWQAETDKDAILDGDGRTFAQVKAERLGDVTDTPDTDAEPEPARKRQTAA